One region of Camelina sativa cultivar DH55 chromosome 6, Cs, whole genome shotgun sequence genomic DNA includes:
- the LOC104793813 gene encoding uncharacterized protein LOC104793813 — MDLIIRSGFGQQDGIGQRDGVGEREYDEEGEDRDEFHVDMLAQEFTDAEESIRHDTYPESDDEEEGRGRGAGRGRGAGPERVFTDIGRGDGTLWKDQSFYNGVAFKESVLDYALHTGYNLKQYRYDKDKLGFRCVGDKGNCEWKVFAALLPNASLWKITKYIDKHCCTPNGECEMFKVPVIARIFLDKIREEPDHYKPLRIEQIIMERWKISATRPQCQAARRKALGWIEYEYEQQFARLRDYQAEILEANPGSVVEIDTIKNDAGQDVFNRFYVCFDALRRTWKQTCRPIIGVDGAFLKAKIKGQLLAALGRDADNGIYPIAWCVVQVENKDNWLWFVKRLKTDLDLNEGDGYILVSDRQKGLIKAVELELPQIEHRMCVRHIYGNLKKTHPSKKQIKPLLWHMAWSYNAKQFGERLEQIHAYDTGVYDDVMKSKPKSWCRAFYKLGGYCEDVDNNFTESFNKTIDKAREKPFVAMLETVRRLSMVRIAKRSALSHSHKGN; from the exons ATGGATTTAATAATCCGATCTGGTTTTGGGCAACAAGATGGTATTGGGCAAAGAGATGGTGTTGGAGAACGAGAGtacgatgaagaaggagaggatCGAGATGAATTTCACGTCGATATGCTTGCTCAGGAATTTACCGATGCTGAAGAGTCGATTCGTCATGATACGTACCCAGAAAGtgacgacgaggaagaaggtcgtggtcgtggtgcgggtcgtggtcgtggtgcggGTCCAGAGAGGGTGTTTACGGATATCGGACGTGGTGATGGAACTTTGTGGAAAGACCAATCCTTCTACAATGGGGTCGCATTCAAGGAGAGTGTCTTGGACTATGCACTACATACTGGTTACAATTTGAAGCAATACAGGTATGACAAAGATAAACTCGGGTTTAGATGTGTTGGGGATAAGGGCAATTGTGAGTGGAAAGTGTTTGCTGCACTTCTTCCAAACGCATCTTTGTGGAAGATTACGAAATACATTGATAAGCATTGTTGTACCCCCAATGGCGAGTGTGAGATGTTTAAGGTCCCAGTCATAGCTAGAATTTTTCTCGATAAGATTAGAGAGGAACCGGATCATTACAAGCCTTTGAGGATTGAACAGATTATCATGGAAAGGTGGAAGATATCCGCTACTAGGCCACAATGTCAAGCTGCTCGGAGAAAGGCTTTGGGATGGATAGAGTATGAGTATGAACAACAGTTTGCACGACTGCGAGATTACCAAGCTGAGATCTTGGAAGCAAATCCAGGGTCTGTTGTGGAGATTGATACAATTAAGAATGATGCTGGTCAAGACGTCTTCAAtcggttttatgtttgtttcgatGCCCTTAGAAGAACTTGGAAACAGACTTGCCGGCCAATAATAGGAGTTGATGGCGCCTTCTTAAAGGCAAAGATCAAGGGACAGTTGCTTGCTGCATTAGGCAGAGATGCAGACAATGGCATCTATCCAATAGCCTGGTGTGTTGTTCAAGTTGAGAACAAAGACAATTGGTTATGGTTTgtgaagagattgaagactGACCTGGATCTAAACGAGGGAGATGGTTACATTTTAGTGTCTGATCGACAAAAG GGGTTGATAAAAGCTGTGGAGTTGGAGTTACCACAAATAGAGCATAGAATGTGTGTTAGACACATCTatgggaacttgaagaagactcATCCTTCCAAGAAGCAAATCAAGCCACTCCTCTGGCATATGGCTTGGAGCTATAATGCAAAACAGTTCGGTGAGAGACTGGAACAGATACACGCTTATGACACTGGTGTGTATGATGATGTTATGAAGTCGAAACCAAAGAGCTGGTGTCGTGCCTTCTATAAGTTGGGGGGTTATTGCGAAGATGTTGACAACAACTTCACAGAATCTTTCAACAAGACCATCGACAAAGCAAGGGAGAAACCGTTTGTGGCAATGTTGGAGACAGTTAGAAGACTGTCTATGGTTCGGATTGCCAAGCGTTcagctctctctcattctcacaaaggtaattaa
- the LOC104789918 gene encoding uncharacterized protein At4g04775-like, with the protein MSTVSGGSSGSSNVRQRGFVVGVPKRCWCGEHIVAKNSKSEPNPSRRYFRCREAAAKKLVNDNHIFKWVDEALLDEVATLGVQFERVKEEMKERTIETLQEQKLKFEKMQMEFEKELCERVEEVLLEAKAELQCRMNKSIIVCVFGFMILFALFKLV; encoded by the exons ATGAGTACCGTTTCTGGAGGTTCGAGTGGTTCATCAAATGTTCGACAAAGAGGATTCGTCGTTGGCGTGCCTAAGAGATGCTGGTGTGGGGAACACATCGTGGCAAAGAATTCCAAATCCGAGCCTAATCCTTCTCGGAGATACTTTCGATGTCGAGAAGCAGCAGCAAAGAAG CTTGTGAACGATAACCACATCTTTAAGTGGGTCGATGAGGCATTGTTGGACGAGGTAGCAACATTGGGTGTTCAATttgagagagtaaaagaagagatgaaagagcgTACAATAGAGACATTGCAAGAACAGAAGCTGAAATttgagaagatgcaaatggagtTCGAAAAAGAGCTTTGTGAGAGGGTTGAAGAAGTTTTGTTGGAAGCAAAAGCTGAATTGCAATGTAGGATGAATAAGAGTATAATTGTATGTGTTTTCGGTTTTATGatcttgtttgctctgtttaagCTTGTATGA